In a single window of the Spirochaetaceae bacterium genome:
- a CDS encoding LLM class flavin-dependent oxidoreductase, whose amino-acid sequence MRCAGEVADGVLLVWLDPDQADTAITPFVHAGRQRSRHHRGAGFATLAAVTITIDADLERARGPIKRQLALYLGGMGARAKNFYTDYAGRLGFGDAAARIQDLFLAGRQAAAAAAVPDAMVDAMHLVGSAERIKDRLARWWAAARAGDVTGIIVTTEQPEALELLAAELL is encoded by the coding sequence CTGCGCTGTGCCGGCGAAGTCGCCGACGGCGTCCTGCTGGTGTGGCTCGACCCGGACCAGGCAGACACGGCGATCACGCCGTTCGTGCACGCGGGCCGACAGCGGTCGCGGCACCACCGGGGCGCCGGGTTCGCCACCCTGGCGGCGGTAACGATCACCATCGACGCCGACCTGGAGCGCGCCCGCGGCCCGATCAAACGGCAGCTGGCGCTCTACCTGGGTGGCATGGGGGCGCGCGCAAAGAACTTCTACACCGACTACGCCGGGCGGCTCGGGTTCGGTGACGCCGCAGCCAGAATTCAGGACCTGTTTCTGGCCGGCCGGCAGGCCGCTGCTGCGGCGGCGGTGCCGGACGCGATGGTGGACGCGATGCACCTGGTGGGTTCGGCCGAGCGCATCAAGGATCGGCTGGCCCGCTGGTGGGCGGCAGCCCGCGCCGGGGACGTGACCGGCATCATCGTCACCACTGAACAACCCGAGGCGCTCGAACTACTCGCCGCCGAGCTGTTGTAG